From Ostrinia nubilalis chromosome 25, ilOstNubi1.1, whole genome shotgun sequence, a single genomic window includes:
- the LOC135084232 gene encoding filamin-A isoform X3, with protein MVLKMDSGGSDSRLGDQRDPRWYIDSTYASSLKVSLRLPTRQFLEAEVKMPSGNVDKPVIEDNRDGTVSIRYDPREEGIHELYVKYNGEHVQGSPYKFTVDSIASGYVTAYGPGLISGVSGEPSLFTISTKGAGAGGLSMAVEGPSKAEITCHDNKDGTVAVSYLPTAPGEYKVSIRFGDKHIKGSPFIAKVTGEGRKRNQISVGSCSEVTLPGKVSDNDIRSLNATIQAPSGLEEPCFLKRLPSGNIGISFTPREAGQHVVSVKKMGVHIQNSPFTITVETQEVGDAKKVQVSGTALKEGKTHSENTFSVDTRNAGYGGLSLSIEGPSKAEIQCADSKDGVLSISYKPTEPGYYIVNLKFADHHVEGSPFTVKVTGEGSNRQREKIQRQRDPAPLTEVGTNCKLTFKMPGITSFDLAATVTSPGGVSEDAEIQEVEDGLYSVHFVPKELGVHTVSVKYREIHIPGSPFQFTVGPLRDSGAHLVKAGGSGLERGEAGRFNEFNVWTREAGAGQLAISLEGPSKAEIDFKDRKDGSCDVSYKVDEPGEYRIGLKFNEQHIPDSPFKVYISPAVGDAYLLEVAQFPDSAQVDKPAQFYIRFNGAKGELDARVISPSGKTDDCFIQNIDGDQYSIRFMPRENGVHNINVKFNGVHIPASPLRIKVGKDDADPAAVHAHGPGLGSVKTGVKTDLIIDTCNAGAGILAVTMDGPSRVAMDCTEVEEGYKVRYTPLAPGFYYLSIKYSGAHIVGSPFKIEATGGNLAEVGAQETSSVTVETVQKVSKSGQKQGPVLPHFKSDASKVTSKGMGLKKAYLNKHNQFTVHCGDAGNNILYVGIYGPKGPCDEVQLKHKGKNNYECWYVVRDRGDYIVIVKWGDDHIPGSPYKVEV; from the exons CTGAAGTCAAGATGCCCAGCGGTAACGTCGACAAGCCCGTCATCGAGGACAACAGGgatggtacagtcagcatcagaTACGACCCCAGAGAGGAGGGCATCCACGAGCTCTACGTCAAGTATAATGGGGAACACGTGCAGG ggTCTCCCTACAAGTTCACCGTGGACTCCATTGCCTCCGGCTACGTGACCGCCTACGGGCCCGGCCTCATCAGCGGCGTCAGCGGAGAGCCTAGCTTGTTCACCATCAGCACCAAGGGTGCCGGCGCTGGTGGACTGTCTATGGCTGTGGAGGGACCTAGCAAGGCTGAG ATCACCTGCCACGACAACAAGGATGGAACCGTCGCCGTATCGTACCTGCCCACAGCGCCTGGAGAGTACAAAGTCTCCATTCGTTTTGGGGACAAACACATCAAAGGATCACCTTTCATCGCCAAG GTCACTGGCGAGGGTCGCAAGAGGAACCAGATCTCGGTGGGCAGCTGCAGCGAGGTCACCCTCCCGGGGAAGGTCAGCGACAATGACATCCGCAGCCTCAACGCTACTATTCAG GCGCCATCAGGCCTGGAAGAACCCTGCTTCCTCAAGCGGCTGCCTTCTGGCAACATCGGCATCAGCTTCACTCCTCGCGAGGCTGGCCAGCACGTGGTATCTGTCAAGAAGATGGGTGTGCACATCCAGAACTCGCCCTTCACTATTACTGTCGAGACGCAGGAGGTCGGAGATGCTAAGAAAGTTCAG GTTTCTGGCACAGCCCTGAAGGAAGGAAAGACACACAGCGAGAACACCTTCTCAGTTGACACCAGGAACGCTGGTTATGGTGGTCTTTCCCTCTCCATTGAAG GTCCCAGCAAGGCCGAGATCCAGTGCGCGGACAGCAAGGACGGCGTGCTGTCCATCAGCTACAAGCCCACTGAGCCTGGCTACTACATCGTCAACCTGAAGTTCGCCGACCACCACGTGGAAGGCTCACCCTTCACTGTTAAG GTCACCGGAGAGGGCAGCAACAGACAGAGAGAGAAGATTCAGAGGCAGCGCGACCCTGCGCCCTTGACGGAGGTCGGCACCAACTGCAAGCTCACCTTCAAGATGCCAG GCATCACCTCCTTCGACCTGGCCGCGACGGTCACCAGCCCTGGAGGCGTGTCCGAAGACGCCGAGATCCAGGAGGTAGAAGACGGCCTGTACTCCGTCCACTTCGTGCCTAAGGAGCTGGGCGTCCACACCGTCTCCGTCAAGTATAGGGAGATCCATATACCTG GATCTCCCTTCCAATTCACCGTGGGTCCTCTCAGGGACTCCGGCGCCCATTTAGTCAAAGCTGGCGGTAGCGGCCTCGAGAGAGGCGAAGCCGGGCGCTTCAACGAGTTCAACGTGTGGACTCGCGAAGCTGGTGCTGGCCAGCTCGCCATCTCCCTTGAAGGGCCCAGCAAGGCTGAAATTGACTTCAAGGACAGGAAGGACGGTTCCTGCGACGTGTCGTACAAGGTTGATGAGCCTG GTGAATACCGCATCGGCCTCAAATTCAACGAGCAGCATATCCCAGATTCTCCCTTCAAGGTGTACATCTCCCCAGCGGTGGGCGATGCATACCTGCTGGAAGTGGCCCAGTTCCCAGACTCGGCTCAGGTGGACAAGCCAGCCCAGTTCTACATCAGGTTCAACGGGGCTAAGGGAGAACTGGACGCGAGG GTGATCTCCCCCTCAGGCAAGACCGACGACTGCTTCATCCAGAACATCGACGGAGACCAGTACTCCATCAGGTTCATGCCGAGGGAGAACGGGGTCCACAACATCAACGTCAAATTCAACGGGGTGCATATCCCCGCGTCTCCTCTTAGGATCAAG GTGGGAAAAGATGACGCCGATCCAGCGGCAGTCCACGCACACGGCCCAGGGTTGGGCTCAGTGAAGACTG GAGTGAAGACGGACCTCATCATCGACACCTGCAACGCTGGAGCCGGCATCCTGGCCGTCACCATGGACGGACCCTCAAGGGTCGCCATGGACTGCACGGAGGTTGAAGAGGGCTACAAG GTCCGATACACGCCTCTGGCCCCCGGCTTCTACTACTTGAGCATCAAGTACAGCGGAGCCCACATCGTTGGTTCTCCCTTCAAGATTGAGGCTACTG GTGGAAACCTCGCCGAAGTCGGTGCGCAGGAGACATCTTCAGTCACCGTGGAGACGGTCCAGAAGGTCTCCAAGTCCGGCCAGAAGCAGGGTCCCGTGCTGCCCCACTTCAAGTCTGACGCCTCCAAGGTCACCTCCAAGGGCATGGGCCTGAAGAAGGCGTATCTGAACAAGCACAATCAGTTCACGGTGCATTGTGGTGATGCAG GCAACAACATCCTCTACGTCGGCATCTACGGCCCCAAAGGCCCCTGCGACGAGGTCCAGCTCAAGCACAAAGGCAAGAACAACTACGAGTGCTGGTACGTCGTCAGGGACAGGGGAGACTACATCGTCATCGTCAAGTGGGGGGATGATCACATTCCCGGCTCTCCCTACAAAGTTGAGGTTTAA
- the LOC135084232 gene encoding filamin-A isoform X2 gives MVLKMDSGGSDSRLGDQRDPRWYIDSTYASSLKVSLRLPTRQFLEDFFPPFYRPSDIRLHIMAEVKMPSGNVDKPVIEDNRDGTVSIRYDPREEGIHELYVKYNGEHVQGSPYKFTVDSIASGYVTAYGPGLISGVSGEPSLFTISTKGAGAGGLSMAVEGPSKAEITCHDNKDGTVAVSYLPTAPGEYKVSIRFGDKHIKGSPFIAKVTGEGRKRNQISVGSCSEVTLPGKVSDNDIRSLNATIQAPSGLEEPCFLKRLPSGNIGISFTPREAGQHVVSVKKMGVHIQNSPFTITVETQEVGDAKKVQVSGTALKEGKTHSENTFSVDTRNAGYGGLSLSIEGPSKAEIQCADSKDGVLSISYKPTEPGYYIVNLKFADHHVEGSPFTVKVTGEGSNRQREKIQRQRDPAPLTEVGTNCKLTFKMPGITSFDLAATVTSPGGVSEDAEIQEVEDGLYSVHFVPKELGVHTVSVKYREIHIPGSPFQFTVGPLRDSGAHLVKAGGSGLERGEAGRFNEFNVWTREAGAGQLAISLEGPSKAEIDFKDRKDGSCDVSYKVDEPGEYRIGLKFNEQHIPDSPFKVYISPAVGDAYLLEVAQFPDSAQVDKPAQFYIRFNGAKGELDARVISPSGKTDDCFIQNIDGDQYSIRFMPRENGVHNINVKFNGVHIPASPLRIKVGKDDADPAAVHAHGPGLGSVKTGVKTDLIIDTCNAGAGILAVTMDGPSRVAMDCTEVEEGYKVRYTPLAPGFYYLSIKYSGAHIVGSPFKIEATGGNLAEVGAQETSSVTVETVQKVSKSGQKQGPVLPHFKSDASKVTSKGMGLKKAYLNKHNQFTVHCGDAGNNILYVGIYGPKGPCDEVQLKHKGKNNYECWYVVRDRGDYIVIVKWGDDHIPGSPYKVEV, from the exons CTGAAGTCAAGATGCCCAGCGGTAACGTCGACAAGCCCGTCATCGAGGACAACAGGgatggtacagtcagcatcagaTACGACCCCAGAGAGGAGGGCATCCACGAGCTCTACGTCAAGTATAATGGGGAACACGTGCAGG ggTCTCCCTACAAGTTCACCGTGGACTCCATTGCCTCCGGCTACGTGACCGCCTACGGGCCCGGCCTCATCAGCGGCGTCAGCGGAGAGCCTAGCTTGTTCACCATCAGCACCAAGGGTGCCGGCGCTGGTGGACTGTCTATGGCTGTGGAGGGACCTAGCAAGGCTGAG ATCACCTGCCACGACAACAAGGATGGAACCGTCGCCGTATCGTACCTGCCCACAGCGCCTGGAGAGTACAAAGTCTCCATTCGTTTTGGGGACAAACACATCAAAGGATCACCTTTCATCGCCAAG GTCACTGGCGAGGGTCGCAAGAGGAACCAGATCTCGGTGGGCAGCTGCAGCGAGGTCACCCTCCCGGGGAAGGTCAGCGACAATGACATCCGCAGCCTCAACGCTACTATTCAG GCGCCATCAGGCCTGGAAGAACCCTGCTTCCTCAAGCGGCTGCCTTCTGGCAACATCGGCATCAGCTTCACTCCTCGCGAGGCTGGCCAGCACGTGGTATCTGTCAAGAAGATGGGTGTGCACATCCAGAACTCGCCCTTCACTATTACTGTCGAGACGCAGGAGGTCGGAGATGCTAAGAAAGTTCAG GTTTCTGGCACAGCCCTGAAGGAAGGAAAGACACACAGCGAGAACACCTTCTCAGTTGACACCAGGAACGCTGGTTATGGTGGTCTTTCCCTCTCCATTGAAG GTCCCAGCAAGGCCGAGATCCAGTGCGCGGACAGCAAGGACGGCGTGCTGTCCATCAGCTACAAGCCCACTGAGCCTGGCTACTACATCGTCAACCTGAAGTTCGCCGACCACCACGTGGAAGGCTCACCCTTCACTGTTAAG GTCACCGGAGAGGGCAGCAACAGACAGAGAGAGAAGATTCAGAGGCAGCGCGACCCTGCGCCCTTGACGGAGGTCGGCACCAACTGCAAGCTCACCTTCAAGATGCCAG GCATCACCTCCTTCGACCTGGCCGCGACGGTCACCAGCCCTGGAGGCGTGTCCGAAGACGCCGAGATCCAGGAGGTAGAAGACGGCCTGTACTCCGTCCACTTCGTGCCTAAGGAGCTGGGCGTCCACACCGTCTCCGTCAAGTATAGGGAGATCCATATACCTG GATCTCCCTTCCAATTCACCGTGGGTCCTCTCAGGGACTCCGGCGCCCATTTAGTCAAAGCTGGCGGTAGCGGCCTCGAGAGAGGCGAAGCCGGGCGCTTCAACGAGTTCAACGTGTGGACTCGCGAAGCTGGTGCTGGCCAGCTCGCCATCTCCCTTGAAGGGCCCAGCAAGGCTGAAATTGACTTCAAGGACAGGAAGGACGGTTCCTGCGACGTGTCGTACAAGGTTGATGAGCCTG GTGAATACCGCATCGGCCTCAAATTCAACGAGCAGCATATCCCAGATTCTCCCTTCAAGGTGTACATCTCCCCAGCGGTGGGCGATGCATACCTGCTGGAAGTGGCCCAGTTCCCAGACTCGGCTCAGGTGGACAAGCCAGCCCAGTTCTACATCAGGTTCAACGGGGCTAAGGGAGAACTGGACGCGAGG GTGATCTCCCCCTCAGGCAAGACCGACGACTGCTTCATCCAGAACATCGACGGAGACCAGTACTCCATCAGGTTCATGCCGAGGGAGAACGGGGTCCACAACATCAACGTCAAATTCAACGGGGTGCATATCCCCGCGTCTCCTCTTAGGATCAAG GTGGGAAAAGATGACGCCGATCCAGCGGCAGTCCACGCACACGGCCCAGGGTTGGGCTCAGTGAAGACTG GAGTGAAGACGGACCTCATCATCGACACCTGCAACGCTGGAGCCGGCATCCTGGCCGTCACCATGGACGGACCCTCAAGGGTCGCCATGGACTGCACGGAGGTTGAAGAGGGCTACAAG GTCCGATACACGCCTCTGGCCCCCGGCTTCTACTACTTGAGCATCAAGTACAGCGGAGCCCACATCGTTGGTTCTCCCTTCAAGATTGAGGCTACTG GTGGAAACCTCGCCGAAGTCGGTGCGCAGGAGACATCTTCAGTCACCGTGGAGACGGTCCAGAAGGTCTCCAAGTCCGGCCAGAAGCAGGGTCCCGTGCTGCCCCACTTCAAGTCTGACGCCTCCAAGGTCACCTCCAAGGGCATGGGCCTGAAGAAGGCGTATCTGAACAAGCACAATCAGTTCACGGTGCATTGTGGTGATGCAG GCAACAACATCCTCTACGTCGGCATCTACGGCCCCAAAGGCCCCTGCGACGAGGTCCAGCTCAAGCACAAAGGCAAGAACAACTACGAGTGCTGGTACGTCGTCAGGGACAGGGGAGACTACATCGTCATCGTCAAGTGGGGGGATGATCACATTCCCGGCTCTCCCTACAAAGTTGAGGTTTAA
- the LOC135084232 gene encoding filamin-A isoform X4 codes for MPSGNVDKPVIEDNRDGTVSIRYDPREEGIHELYVKYNGEHVQGSPYKFTVDSIASGYVTAYGPGLISGVSGEPSLFTISTKGAGAGGLSMAVEGPSKAEITCHDNKDGTVAVSYLPTAPGEYKVSIRFGDKHIKGSPFIAKVTGEGRKRNQISVGSCSEVTLPGKVSDNDIRSLNATIQAPSGLEEPCFLKRLPSGNIGISFTPREAGQHVVSVKKMGVHIQNSPFTITVETQEVGDAKKVQVSGTALKEGKTHSENTFSVDTRNAGYGGLSLSIEGPSKAEIQCADSKDGVLSISYKPTEPGYYIVNLKFADHHVEGSPFTVKVTGEGSNRQREKIQRQRDPAPLTEVGTNCKLTFKMPGITSFDLAATVTSPGGVSEDAEIQEVEDGLYSVHFVPKELGVHTVSVKYREIHIPGSPFQFTVGPLRDSGAHLVKAGGSGLERGEAGRFNEFNVWTREAGAGQLAISLEGPSKAEIDFKDRKDGSCDVSYKVDEPGEYRIGLKFNEQHIPDSPFKVYISPAVGDAYLLEVAQFPDSAQVDKPAQFYIRFNGAKGELDARVISPSGKTDDCFIQNIDGDQYSIRFMPRENGVHNINVKFNGVHIPASPLRIKVGKDDADPAAVHAHGPGLGSVKTGVKTDLIIDTCNAGAGILAVTMDGPSRVAMDCTEVEEGYKVRYTPLAPGFYYLSIKYSGAHIVGSPFKIEATGGNLAEVGAQETSSVTVETVQKVSKSGQKQGPVLPHFKSDASKVTSKGMGLKKAYLNKHNQFTVHCGDAGNNILYVGIYGPKGPCDEVQLKHKGKNNYECWYVVRDRGDYIVIVKWGDDHIPGSPYKVEV; via the exons ATGCCCAGCGGTAACGTCGACAAGCCCGTCATCGAGGACAACAGGgatggtacagtcagcatcagaTACGACCCCAGAGAGGAGGGCATCCACGAGCTCTACGTCAAGTATAATGGGGAACACGTGCAGG ggTCTCCCTACAAGTTCACCGTGGACTCCATTGCCTCCGGCTACGTGACCGCCTACGGGCCCGGCCTCATCAGCGGCGTCAGCGGAGAGCCTAGCTTGTTCACCATCAGCACCAAGGGTGCCGGCGCTGGTGGACTGTCTATGGCTGTGGAGGGACCTAGCAAGGCTGAG ATCACCTGCCACGACAACAAGGATGGAACCGTCGCCGTATCGTACCTGCCCACAGCGCCTGGAGAGTACAAAGTCTCCATTCGTTTTGGGGACAAACACATCAAAGGATCACCTTTCATCGCCAAG GTCACTGGCGAGGGTCGCAAGAGGAACCAGATCTCGGTGGGCAGCTGCAGCGAGGTCACCCTCCCGGGGAAGGTCAGCGACAATGACATCCGCAGCCTCAACGCTACTATTCAG GCGCCATCAGGCCTGGAAGAACCCTGCTTCCTCAAGCGGCTGCCTTCTGGCAACATCGGCATCAGCTTCACTCCTCGCGAGGCTGGCCAGCACGTGGTATCTGTCAAGAAGATGGGTGTGCACATCCAGAACTCGCCCTTCACTATTACTGTCGAGACGCAGGAGGTCGGAGATGCTAAGAAAGTTCAG GTTTCTGGCACAGCCCTGAAGGAAGGAAAGACACACAGCGAGAACACCTTCTCAGTTGACACCAGGAACGCTGGTTATGGTGGTCTTTCCCTCTCCATTGAAG GTCCCAGCAAGGCCGAGATCCAGTGCGCGGACAGCAAGGACGGCGTGCTGTCCATCAGCTACAAGCCCACTGAGCCTGGCTACTACATCGTCAACCTGAAGTTCGCCGACCACCACGTGGAAGGCTCACCCTTCACTGTTAAG GTCACCGGAGAGGGCAGCAACAGACAGAGAGAGAAGATTCAGAGGCAGCGCGACCCTGCGCCCTTGACGGAGGTCGGCACCAACTGCAAGCTCACCTTCAAGATGCCAG GCATCACCTCCTTCGACCTGGCCGCGACGGTCACCAGCCCTGGAGGCGTGTCCGAAGACGCCGAGATCCAGGAGGTAGAAGACGGCCTGTACTCCGTCCACTTCGTGCCTAAGGAGCTGGGCGTCCACACCGTCTCCGTCAAGTATAGGGAGATCCATATACCTG GATCTCCCTTCCAATTCACCGTGGGTCCTCTCAGGGACTCCGGCGCCCATTTAGTCAAAGCTGGCGGTAGCGGCCTCGAGAGAGGCGAAGCCGGGCGCTTCAACGAGTTCAACGTGTGGACTCGCGAAGCTGGTGCTGGCCAGCTCGCCATCTCCCTTGAAGGGCCCAGCAAGGCTGAAATTGACTTCAAGGACAGGAAGGACGGTTCCTGCGACGTGTCGTACAAGGTTGATGAGCCTG GTGAATACCGCATCGGCCTCAAATTCAACGAGCAGCATATCCCAGATTCTCCCTTCAAGGTGTACATCTCCCCAGCGGTGGGCGATGCATACCTGCTGGAAGTGGCCCAGTTCCCAGACTCGGCTCAGGTGGACAAGCCAGCCCAGTTCTACATCAGGTTCAACGGGGCTAAGGGAGAACTGGACGCGAGG GTGATCTCCCCCTCAGGCAAGACCGACGACTGCTTCATCCAGAACATCGACGGAGACCAGTACTCCATCAGGTTCATGCCGAGGGAGAACGGGGTCCACAACATCAACGTCAAATTCAACGGGGTGCATATCCCCGCGTCTCCTCTTAGGATCAAG GTGGGAAAAGATGACGCCGATCCAGCGGCAGTCCACGCACACGGCCCAGGGTTGGGCTCAGTGAAGACTG GAGTGAAGACGGACCTCATCATCGACACCTGCAACGCTGGAGCCGGCATCCTGGCCGTCACCATGGACGGACCCTCAAGGGTCGCCATGGACTGCACGGAGGTTGAAGAGGGCTACAAG GTCCGATACACGCCTCTGGCCCCCGGCTTCTACTACTTGAGCATCAAGTACAGCGGAGCCCACATCGTTGGTTCTCCCTTCAAGATTGAGGCTACTG GTGGAAACCTCGCCGAAGTCGGTGCGCAGGAGACATCTTCAGTCACCGTGGAGACGGTCCAGAAGGTCTCCAAGTCCGGCCAGAAGCAGGGTCCCGTGCTGCCCCACTTCAAGTCTGACGCCTCCAAGGTCACCTCCAAGGGCATGGGCCTGAAGAAGGCGTATCTGAACAAGCACAATCAGTTCACGGTGCATTGTGGTGATGCAG GCAACAACATCCTCTACGTCGGCATCTACGGCCCCAAAGGCCCCTGCGACGAGGTCCAGCTCAAGCACAAAGGCAAGAACAACTACGAGTGCTGGTACGTCGTCAGGGACAGGGGAGACTACATCGTCATCGTCAAGTGGGGGGATGATCACATTCCCGGCTCTCCCTACAAAGTTGAGGTTTAA
- the LOC135084232 gene encoding filamin-A isoform X1 has protein sequence MAFMSGLWNSIVGGSEKEVTWEEVSTLYFDNFKKYFSVSEVDKEAFAIVFSEAHKIGFNKNNFGLDYTPINFVTLYHIDTRKAEVKMPSGNVDKPVIEDNRDGTVSIRYDPREEGIHELYVKYNGEHVQGSPYKFTVDSIASGYVTAYGPGLISGVSGEPSLFTISTKGAGAGGLSMAVEGPSKAEITCHDNKDGTVAVSYLPTAPGEYKVSIRFGDKHIKGSPFIAKVTGEGRKRNQISVGSCSEVTLPGKVSDNDIRSLNATIQAPSGLEEPCFLKRLPSGNIGISFTPREAGQHVVSVKKMGVHIQNSPFTITVETQEVGDAKKVQVSGTALKEGKTHSENTFSVDTRNAGYGGLSLSIEGPSKAEIQCADSKDGVLSISYKPTEPGYYIVNLKFADHHVEGSPFTVKVTGEGSNRQREKIQRQRDPAPLTEVGTNCKLTFKMPGITSFDLAATVTSPGGVSEDAEIQEVEDGLYSVHFVPKELGVHTVSVKYREIHIPGSPFQFTVGPLRDSGAHLVKAGGSGLERGEAGRFNEFNVWTREAGAGQLAISLEGPSKAEIDFKDRKDGSCDVSYKVDEPGEYRIGLKFNEQHIPDSPFKVYISPAVGDAYLLEVAQFPDSAQVDKPAQFYIRFNGAKGELDARVISPSGKTDDCFIQNIDGDQYSIRFMPRENGVHNINVKFNGVHIPASPLRIKVGKDDADPAAVHAHGPGLGSVKTGVKTDLIIDTCNAGAGILAVTMDGPSRVAMDCTEVEEGYKVRYTPLAPGFYYLSIKYSGAHIVGSPFKIEATGGNLAEVGAQETSSVTVETVQKVSKSGQKQGPVLPHFKSDASKVTSKGMGLKKAYLNKHNQFTVHCGDAGNNILYVGIYGPKGPCDEVQLKHKGKNNYECWYVVRDRGDYIVIVKWGDDHIPGSPYKVEV, from the exons ATGGCGTTCATGAGTGGGCTGTGGAACTCAATTGTCGGAGGCAGTGAGAAAGAGGTCACTTGGGAAGAGGTCTCAACCCTCTACTTTGACAACTTCAAAAAGTACTTCTCCGTATCAGAGGTCGACAAGGAAGCGTTCGCGATAGTGTTCAGTGAAGCCCATAAGATCGGATTCAATAAGAACAATTTTGGACTCGATTATACGCCGATAAATTTTGTGACGCTCTACCATATTGATACTAGGAAAG CTGAAGTCAAGATGCCCAGCGGTAACGTCGACAAGCCCGTCATCGAGGACAACAGGgatggtacagtcagcatcagaTACGACCCCAGAGAGGAGGGCATCCACGAGCTCTACGTCAAGTATAATGGGGAACACGTGCAGG ggTCTCCCTACAAGTTCACCGTGGACTCCATTGCCTCCGGCTACGTGACCGCCTACGGGCCCGGCCTCATCAGCGGCGTCAGCGGAGAGCCTAGCTTGTTCACCATCAGCACCAAGGGTGCCGGCGCTGGTGGACTGTCTATGGCTGTGGAGGGACCTAGCAAGGCTGAG ATCACCTGCCACGACAACAAGGATGGAACCGTCGCCGTATCGTACCTGCCCACAGCGCCTGGAGAGTACAAAGTCTCCATTCGTTTTGGGGACAAACACATCAAAGGATCACCTTTCATCGCCAAG GTCACTGGCGAGGGTCGCAAGAGGAACCAGATCTCGGTGGGCAGCTGCAGCGAGGTCACCCTCCCGGGGAAGGTCAGCGACAATGACATCCGCAGCCTCAACGCTACTATTCAG GCGCCATCAGGCCTGGAAGAACCCTGCTTCCTCAAGCGGCTGCCTTCTGGCAACATCGGCATCAGCTTCACTCCTCGCGAGGCTGGCCAGCACGTGGTATCTGTCAAGAAGATGGGTGTGCACATCCAGAACTCGCCCTTCACTATTACTGTCGAGACGCAGGAGGTCGGAGATGCTAAGAAAGTTCAG GTTTCTGGCACAGCCCTGAAGGAAGGAAAGACACACAGCGAGAACACCTTCTCAGTTGACACCAGGAACGCTGGTTATGGTGGTCTTTCCCTCTCCATTGAAG GTCCCAGCAAGGCCGAGATCCAGTGCGCGGACAGCAAGGACGGCGTGCTGTCCATCAGCTACAAGCCCACTGAGCCTGGCTACTACATCGTCAACCTGAAGTTCGCCGACCACCACGTGGAAGGCTCACCCTTCACTGTTAAG GTCACCGGAGAGGGCAGCAACAGACAGAGAGAGAAGATTCAGAGGCAGCGCGACCCTGCGCCCTTGACGGAGGTCGGCACCAACTGCAAGCTCACCTTCAAGATGCCAG GCATCACCTCCTTCGACCTGGCCGCGACGGTCACCAGCCCTGGAGGCGTGTCCGAAGACGCCGAGATCCAGGAGGTAGAAGACGGCCTGTACTCCGTCCACTTCGTGCCTAAGGAGCTGGGCGTCCACACCGTCTCCGTCAAGTATAGGGAGATCCATATACCTG GATCTCCCTTCCAATTCACCGTGGGTCCTCTCAGGGACTCCGGCGCCCATTTAGTCAAAGCTGGCGGTAGCGGCCTCGAGAGAGGCGAAGCCGGGCGCTTCAACGAGTTCAACGTGTGGACTCGCGAAGCTGGTGCTGGCCAGCTCGCCATCTCCCTTGAAGGGCCCAGCAAGGCTGAAATTGACTTCAAGGACAGGAAGGACGGTTCCTGCGACGTGTCGTACAAGGTTGATGAGCCTG GTGAATACCGCATCGGCCTCAAATTCAACGAGCAGCATATCCCAGATTCTCCCTTCAAGGTGTACATCTCCCCAGCGGTGGGCGATGCATACCTGCTGGAAGTGGCCCAGTTCCCAGACTCGGCTCAGGTGGACAAGCCAGCCCAGTTCTACATCAGGTTCAACGGGGCTAAGGGAGAACTGGACGCGAGG GTGATCTCCCCCTCAGGCAAGACCGACGACTGCTTCATCCAGAACATCGACGGAGACCAGTACTCCATCAGGTTCATGCCGAGGGAGAACGGGGTCCACAACATCAACGTCAAATTCAACGGGGTGCATATCCCCGCGTCTCCTCTTAGGATCAAG GTGGGAAAAGATGACGCCGATCCAGCGGCAGTCCACGCACACGGCCCAGGGTTGGGCTCAGTGAAGACTG GAGTGAAGACGGACCTCATCATCGACACCTGCAACGCTGGAGCCGGCATCCTGGCCGTCACCATGGACGGACCCTCAAGGGTCGCCATGGACTGCACGGAGGTTGAAGAGGGCTACAAG GTCCGATACACGCCTCTGGCCCCCGGCTTCTACTACTTGAGCATCAAGTACAGCGGAGCCCACATCGTTGGTTCTCCCTTCAAGATTGAGGCTACTG GTGGAAACCTCGCCGAAGTCGGTGCGCAGGAGACATCTTCAGTCACCGTGGAGACGGTCCAGAAGGTCTCCAAGTCCGGCCAGAAGCAGGGTCCCGTGCTGCCCCACTTCAAGTCTGACGCCTCCAAGGTCACCTCCAAGGGCATGGGCCTGAAGAAGGCGTATCTGAACAAGCACAATCAGTTCACGGTGCATTGTGGTGATGCAG GCAACAACATCCTCTACGTCGGCATCTACGGCCCCAAAGGCCCCTGCGACGAGGTCCAGCTCAAGCACAAAGGCAAGAACAACTACGAGTGCTGGTACGTCGTCAGGGACAGGGGAGACTACATCGTCATCGTCAAGTGGGGGGATGATCACATTCCCGGCTCTCCCTACAAAGTTGAGGTTTAA